Proteins from a single region of Mucilaginibacter daejeonensis:
- a CDS encoding sigma-70 family RNA polymerase sigma factor has translation MRQLKITQSITNRESQSLDKYLHEIGKVDLITAEEEVILAQKIREGDQAALERLTKTNLRFVVSVAKQYQNQGLTLGDLINEGNLGLIKAAKRFDETKGFKFISYAVWWIRQSILQAIAEQSRIVRLPLNQVGSLSKISKAFSKLEQEYEREPSPEELADILETTVDKISDTLSNSGRHVSMDAPFVQGEENTLLDVLENQEPNTDSILINESLSEEIKRSLSTLTEREREIIVLFFGLGTNHPLSLEEIGEKFNLTRERVRQIKDKALQRLRHTSRSKILKSYLG, from the coding sequence ATGAGACAACTCAAAATAACACAATCCATTACCAATCGTGAGTCACAATCGTTAGATAAGTACCTTCACGAAATTGGTAAGGTTGACCTGATAACTGCCGAAGAAGAAGTAATATTAGCCCAAAAGATACGCGAAGGCGACCAAGCTGCTCTGGAGCGACTGACCAAGACCAACTTGCGTTTCGTGGTATCGGTCGCTAAACAATATCAAAATCAAGGACTTACATTAGGTGATCTGATCAACGAGGGTAACCTCGGCCTGATCAAAGCTGCAAAGCGTTTCGACGAGACCAAAGGTTTCAAATTCATTTCATACGCCGTATGGTGGATCCGTCAGTCGATCCTGCAGGCTATCGCTGAGCAGTCACGTATCGTGCGTTTGCCATTGAACCAGGTAGGTTCGTTAAGCAAGATCAGCAAGGCATTCAGCAAGCTGGAGCAGGAATACGAGCGCGAGCCTTCACCTGAGGAACTGGCCGACATTCTGGAGACCACTGTTGACAAGATATCTGACACGCTAAGCAATTCAGGCCGTCATGTATCGATGGATGCGCCTTTTGTACAAGGTGAAGAGAATACGCTGTTGGACGTACTGGAGAACCAGGAGCCTAACACTGACTCTATACTGATCAACGAGTCATTGTCTGAAGAGATCAAACGTTCGCTTTCAACCTTAACTGAGCGTGAGCGCGAGATCATCGTATTGTTCTTTGGCTTGGGTACCAACCACCCGCTATCATTAGAGGAGATCGGTGAGAAATTTAACCTGACCCGCGAACGTGTGCGCCAGATCAAAGACAAGGCTTTACAACGTTTACGCCACACCTCACGTAGCAAGATCTTAAAATCATACTTAGGTTAA
- the eat gene encoding ethanolamine permease — protein MPATPTLQRTLKPIHLWSIAVGLVISGEYFGWNYGWGVAGTVGFLIATLVITVMYVTFVFSYTELTAAIPHAGGAFAYAYRALGPWGALIAGYATLIDLLLATPAIAFALGSYLHFLYADIPVVGSALFFNAVFIVINIRGVKASAAFSVVITMLAVAELLVYMGVIAPHFKAANFMTDPMPYGWSGVFAALPYAIWFYLAIEGVAMVAEEVTDPVRNIPKGYISGLLTLALLALGVMVLTGGVTNWHRLSQLDHPLPEALSVVLGKGSSITKLFASIGLFGLVASFHGTILASSRQVFAMARSGYLPRALSAVGQRTRTPHWALMASGCVSAVALLTGTTSQVIVLSVFGAVTMYGLCMVSLLVLRKKEPRLQRPFRAPLYPYFPVVALLLSAVCLVAMVKYDLMLSLIFFAGMLIVSLVFLITGKYRSAVVEDELSADAEDQHRTQ, from the coding sequence ATGCCTGCTACACCTACGCTCCAACGAACGCTCAAACCCATCCACCTATGGTCGATAGCCGTAGGGTTGGTGATATCGGGCGAGTATTTTGGTTGGAACTATGGATGGGGCGTGGCCGGTACCGTAGGCTTTTTGATCGCTACGTTGGTGATCACGGTCATGTACGTCACTTTTGTATTTAGCTATACCGAATTGACTGCCGCCATACCACATGCCGGTGGCGCGTTCGCTTATGCCTACCGGGCACTTGGGCCGTGGGGAGCGCTAATAGCCGGATACGCTACGCTGATCGATCTGCTGCTGGCCACTCCGGCCATCGCCTTTGCATTGGGCAGTTACCTTCATTTTTTATATGCTGATATACCGGTGGTCGGCTCGGCGCTTTTCTTTAACGCGGTATTCATTGTCATCAACATTAGGGGTGTTAAGGCATCGGCAGCGTTCTCGGTGGTGATCACCATGCTGGCCGTAGCCGAACTGCTGGTGTACATGGGCGTCATTGCGCCGCATTTTAAGGCTGCCAACTTCATGACCGATCCTATGCCTTATGGATGGTCTGGCGTTTTCGCAGCTCTGCCTTACGCCATTTGGTTCTACCTGGCTATAGAAGGGGTGGCCATGGTGGCCGAAGAGGTGACCGACCCGGTCAGGAACATTCCCAAAGGTTACATTTCCGGCCTGTTGACACTGGCCTTGTTGGCCCTCGGTGTGATGGTGCTCACCGGCGGCGTTACCAACTGGCACCGCCTGTCGCAATTGGATCATCCCTTGCCCGAGGCCCTATCAGTGGTGCTGGGTAAGGGTAGCAGCATCACCAAGCTATTTGCCAGTATAGGCCTGTTCGGGCTTGTCGCTTCGTTTCATGGTACCATACTGGCTTCGTCCAGGCAAGTGTTCGCTATGGCCAGGAGCGGCTATCTGCCACGCGCATTATCGGCCGTGGGACAGCGTACCCGTACGCCCCATTGGGCCCTGATGGCCAGTGGCTGCGTAAGTGCTGTGGCCTTGTTAACAGGTACCACCAGTCAGGTGATCGTGCTATCGGTATTTGGTGCCGTTACCATGTACGGGTTGTGTATGGTGAGTTTGCTGGTGCTCCGTAAAAAAGAGCCGCGACTGCAAAGACCCTTCCGCGCACCGCTATATCCCTACTTCCCGGTAGTGGCGTTACTGCTATCGGCAGTGTGCCTGGTGGCCATGGTGAAATATGACCTGATGCTTAGCCTGATCTTTTTTGCAGGAATGCTGATCGTATCTTTGGTGTTCCTGATCACCGGTAAATACCGGTCGGCAGTAGTGGAAGATGAGTTATCTGCAGATGCGGAAGATCAGCATCGAACTCAATAG
- a CDS encoding MBL fold metallo-hydrolase, whose protein sequence is MQLYTINTGLFKLDGGAMFGVVPKTIWSKTNPADEQNLCTLAMRCLLVQDDDRLILIDTGIGTKLSPKVLPYYHLHGDDTLEGSLKSHGFTADDITDVFLTHLHLDHVGGAVIRDGEELRPTFRNATYWTNQQHWEWATINPNDRERASFLKENLEPLQASGRLKFVEAAEGMQFSTNMQVRFVNGHTRGMMLPLLQYKERQILYVADLFPTTGHLPIAYVASYDLFPLEAMNEKRHWLQIAADNDLVLYLEHDAVHECCTVQHTDKGVRLKDVFKLTDI, encoded by the coding sequence TTGCAGCTATACACCATCAACACCGGCCTGTTTAAACTCGACGGCGGGGCTATGTTCGGCGTGGTGCCTAAGACCATCTGGAGCAAGACCAACCCGGCCGATGAGCAGAACCTCTGCACACTGGCCATGCGCTGCCTCCTGGTACAGGATGATGACCGCCTGATCCTGATCGATACGGGTATAGGCACCAAATTGAGCCCAAAGGTACTCCCCTATTATCACTTGCACGGCGACGACACCCTTGAAGGTTCCTTAAAAAGTCACGGTTTTACCGCTGACGATATCACCGACGTTTTCCTGACCCATTTACACCTGGACCATGTGGGGGGAGCGGTGATCCGTGATGGCGAGGAGTTAAGGCCTACCTTTCGCAATGCAACCTACTGGACCAACCAGCAACATTGGGAATGGGCGACCATCAACCCGAATGATCGTGAGCGAGCTTCGTTCCTGAAAGAGAACCTGGAACCGTTACAGGCAAGCGGTCGACTGAAATTCGTTGAAGCGGCGGAAGGCATGCAGTTCTCGACCAATATGCAGGTGCGATTCGTGAACGGACATACACGTGGCATGATGCTGCCATTATTGCAGTACAAAGAGCGTCAAATACTCTATGTGGCCGATCTGTTCCCCACTACGGGTCATTTGCCTATCGCTTACGTGGCCTCTTACGACCTGTTCCCGCTAGAAGCTATGAACGAAAAACGGCATTGGTTGCAAATAGCGGCAGATAACGACCTTGTCCTGTATTTGGAACATGACGCCGTGCACGAATGTTGTACCGTGCAACATACGGATAAAGGTGTGCGACTAAAAGATGTGTTCAAGCTGACCGATATTTAA
- the nfi gene encoding deoxyribonuclease V (cleaves DNA at apurinic or apyrimidinic sites) has translation MHPSLYQDLTPAQAFAIHRQMRKQVDVRPLDKPIQIIAGADVSNNKYEETVYAGMVLFRYPTLEVIGHASVVSSTRFPYIPGLLAFREVPSLLEVWDKLEIKPDLVVLDGQGIAHEERMGIATHFGQLVNVPTIGTAKKPLYGKFEEPANKPFAQSPMCDGNELIGISLRSKVKSNPIYVSPGHHVSMEQSIQIIQNCIRGYRIPEPTRQAHNYVNAVRKAHGDQSGQTSLL, from the coding sequence ATGCATCCATCACTCTACCAGGACCTCACTCCCGCCCAAGCCTTTGCCATCCACAGGCAAATGCGGAAGCAAGTGGACGTGCGCCCGTTAGATAAACCCATACAGATCATTGCCGGGGCTGATGTATCCAACAATAAGTATGAAGAGACAGTGTACGCCGGTATGGTACTATTCAGGTATCCAACATTAGAAGTGATCGGTCATGCATCGGTAGTGAGCAGCACGCGGTTCCCTTACATACCGGGTTTGCTGGCCTTTCGGGAAGTACCCTCTTTGCTCGAGGTTTGGGATAAACTGGAGATAAAGCCAGACCTAGTGGTACTCGACGGCCAGGGCATTGCCCATGAAGAACGGATGGGTATAGCCACTCACTTTGGCCAGTTGGTCAATGTGCCGACCATCGGCACTGCTAAAAAGCCCCTCTACGGCAAGTTCGAGGAACCGGCTAACAAGCCATTTGCCCAAAGCCCCATGTGCGATGGTAACGAGCTGATCGGTATCTCATTGCGCAGCAAAGTCAAAAGTAATCCCATCTATGTGTCGCCCGGCCACCATGTGAGTATGGAGCAAAGCATTCAGATCATCCAGAACTGCATACGTGGATACCGCATTCCCGAACCCACCCGCCAGGCCCACAATTATGTGAACGCGGTAAGAAAAGCTCATGGAGATCAAAGCGGACAAACCAGCTTATTATAA
- the lpdA gene encoding dihydrolipoyl dehydrogenase, which yields MNYDVIVIGSGPGGYVAAIRASQLGLKTAIIEKESLGGICLNWGCIPTKALLKSAQVFEYINHAADYGINVDVKGEADFSAVIKRSRGVAEGMSKGVQFLMKKNKIDVIMGFGKLKGKGAVTVTAADGKTAEHTAKHIILATGGRSRELPNLKQDGQKIIGYRQAMNLPKQPKSMVVVGSGAIGIEFAYFYATMGTQVTVVEFLDNIVPLEDEEVSKQLARSLKKTGINIMTQSTVESVDTTGELCKVSVKTAKGVETLEAEIVLSAVGIATNLEGLGLEEVGVKTDKGKVLVDDYYKTNIEGVYAIGDIVKGQALAHVASAEGIICVEKIAGQHVEPLNYNNIPGCTYCSPEVASVGYTEKAAKEAGYELKIGRFPFSASGKASAAGAKDGFVKLIFDAKYGELLGAHMVGYNVTEMIAEIVVARKLETTGHEMIKSVHPHPTMSEAIMEAAAAAYDEVIHL from the coding sequence ATGAACTACGACGTAATTGTTATCGGATCTGGTCCTGGTGGTTATGTTGCTGCTATACGCGCTTCACAACTCGGCTTAAAAACAGCCATCATTGAAAAAGAATCATTGGGTGGTATCTGCCTTAACTGGGGTTGTATCCCTACCAAAGCTTTGTTAAAAAGCGCCCAGGTGTTCGAGTACATTAACCACGCTGCCGATTACGGTATCAATGTTGATGTAAAAGGCGAGGCCGACTTTTCGGCCGTGATCAAACGCAGCCGCGGCGTGGCTGAAGGCATGAGCAAAGGCGTTCAGTTCCTGATGAAGAAGAACAAGATCGATGTGATCATGGGTTTTGGCAAGCTTAAAGGCAAAGGTGCGGTAACTGTTACCGCCGCCGATGGCAAGACCGCTGAGCACACCGCAAAACATATCATTTTAGCTACCGGCGGCCGCTCTCGCGAGTTGCCTAACCTGAAACAGGATGGCCAAAAGATCATAGGCTACCGTCAGGCAATGAACCTGCCTAAACAACCTAAGTCAATGGTGGTAGTAGGTTCAGGCGCTATCGGTATCGAGTTCGCCTACTTCTACGCTACCATGGGCACCCAGGTGACCGTTGTGGAGTTCCTAGACAATATCGTGCCTCTGGAGGATGAGGAAGTTTCGAAACAACTGGCCCGCAGCCTGAAAAAGACCGGCATCAACATCATGACCCAATCTACTGTTGAGTCGGTTGATACCACCGGCGAACTTTGCAAAGTAAGCGTGAAGACCGCTAAAGGTGTAGAGACCCTCGAAGCCGAGATCGTACTTTCGGCAGTAGGTATAGCTACTAACTTGGAAGGCTTAGGCCTTGAAGAGGTTGGCGTGAAGACCGACAAAGGCAAAGTATTGGTAGATGATTACTACAAGACCAACATTGAAGGTGTTTACGCCATCGGTGATATCGTTAAAGGCCAGGCACTGGCACACGTGGCCTCTGCCGAAGGTATTATTTGCGTTGAAAAGATTGCCGGTCAGCACGTTGAGCCGTTGAACTATAACAATATCCCGGGCTGTACTTACTGCTCTCCGGAAGTAGCTTCAGTAGGTTACACCGAAAAAGCAGCTAAAGAAGCTGGTTATGAACTAAAGATCGGTCGTTTCCCATTCTCGGCATCAGGTAAGGCATCTGCCGCCGGTGCTAAAGATGGCTTTGTAAAACTGATCTTTGATGCTAAATACGGCGAATTACTGGGCGCACATATGGTTGGTTACAACGTTACCGAAATGATCGCCGAGATCGTGGTGGCCCGTAAACTGGAGACCACCGGTCATGAGATGATCAAGTCGGTTCACCCTCACCCTACCATGAGTGAGGCCATCATGGAAGCTGCAGCAGCAGCTTACGATGAAGTGATCCACTTATAA
- a CDS encoding cellulase family glycosylhydrolase — MTNSKPIVKSICKVLLSVLVASSTHFAMGQTYLKASGRIITDAKGKKVILRGMGLGGWMLQEGYMFRLGNVGQQYRIKEKIVGVAGQEYVDRFYDKWLNMHTRKIDVDSMASWGFNSIRLPMHYALYTLPADKEPVPGKDTWIEKGFALTDSLLKWCKANHIYLILDLHAAPGGQGNDLPISDRDASKPSLWESKADQQKMINLWRKLAQRYANEPAIGGYDIINEPNWGFESADDKRGTKETKNVPLRQLMVDITKAIREVDKKHIIIIEGNGFGNNYSGIFPLWDKNMVLSFHKYGNFNTQATIQNFLTMSEQNNVPLWLGESGENSNTWFTDCIRLVESHNIGWSWWQEKKIGINNPLEIKLTPSYQKLLDHWTGKGPKPSQAEAIAALDEFLQNVKLENNIYHKDVTDAMFRQVRTTATVPFKKLTTGTVIQAVDYDLGRQRYAYYDRDTARYQYTPGVNTDGNRGHSYRNDGVDIKHDATGHYVFNIEDTEWMQYTVNSPAANAYTLKLMVRSAEGKGKVSVMVDGKAVVADAALGKASAEWYPIEVKNVVLKKGANAIRLMANEGGFELKSLELNK; from the coding sequence GCTCGTCGCCAGCAGCACCCATTTTGCCATGGGGCAAACCTATCTAAAAGCCAGTGGCCGCATCATCACCGATGCAAAAGGGAAAAAAGTGATCTTGCGGGGCATGGGTCTTGGCGGCTGGATGCTGCAGGAAGGCTACATGTTCCGTTTGGGCAACGTAGGGCAGCAATATCGCATCAAGGAAAAGATCGTGGGCGTGGCCGGACAGGAATATGTCGACCGTTTTTACGACAAATGGCTGAACATGCACACCCGCAAGATCGATGTGGATTCGATGGCCTCGTGGGGTTTCAACTCCATCAGGTTACCGATGCACTACGCCTTATACACCCTACCGGCCGACAAGGAGCCTGTACCAGGCAAAGACACCTGGATCGAGAAAGGTTTCGCGCTGACCGATAGCTTATTAAAATGGTGCAAGGCCAACCACATCTACTTGATCCTCGACCTGCACGCCGCACCGGGCGGCCAGGGCAATGATCTGCCTATCTCTGATCGTGATGCCTCAAAACCATCGCTTTGGGAAAGCAAGGCCGACCAGCAAAAGATGATCAACCTTTGGCGCAAATTGGCCCAGCGTTATGCCAATGAGCCGGCCATAGGTGGTTACGACATCATTAACGAACCCAACTGGGGTTTTGAAAGCGCCGATGACAAGCGCGGCACCAAGGAGACCAAGAATGTGCCCCTGCGCCAGTTGATGGTGGATATCACGAAGGCCATACGTGAGGTGGACAAAAAGCACATCATCATTATCGAGGGTAATGGCTTTGGAAATAACTATAGTGGCATCTTCCCGCTGTGGGATAAGAACATGGTGCTGAGCTTCCACAAGTATGGCAACTTCAACACCCAGGCCACCATTCAGAACTTTTTGACCATGAGCGAGCAGAACAACGTTCCGCTTTGGCTGGGCGAATCGGGCGAGAACTCGAACACCTGGTTCACCGATTGTATCAGGTTGGTGGAGAGCCATAACATTGGCTGGAGTTGGTGGCAGGAAAAGAAGATCGGTATCAACAACCCGCTCGAGATCAAACTTACGCCATCGTACCAAAAGCTGCTTGATCACTGGACCGGCAAAGGACCTAAGCCAAGCCAAGCAGAGGCCATCGCCGCGCTGGATGAGTTCTTGCAGAACGTGAAACTGGAGAACAACATCTACCATAAGGACGTGACCGATGCCATGTTCCGCCAGGTGCGTACCACGGCCACAGTGCCTTTTAAAAAGTTGACCACCGGCACCGTGATCCAGGCGGTGGACTACGACCTGGGCCGCCAGCGTTACGCTTATTACGACCGCGACACCGCCCGCTACCAATATACGCCGGGTGTGAATACCGACGGCAACCGTGGCCACAGCTACCGCAATGATGGGGTAGACATTAAACACGATGCCACTGGTCACTATGTATTCAACATTGAGGACACTGAGTGGATGCAGTATACCGTGAACAGCCCTGCGGCGAACGCCTATACGCTGAAGTTGATGGTGCGCTCGGCAGAGGGAAAAGGAAAGGTTTCGGTGATGGTCGATGGTAAGGCTGTTGTGGCGGACGCGGCACTAGGTAAGGCCAGCGCTGAGTGGTATCCGATCGAGGTTAAAAATGTGGTGCTGAAGAAGGGCGCTAATGCCATTAGGCTTATGGCCAACGAGGGCGGCTTTGAATTGAAGAGCCTCGAGCTGAATAAGTAA
- a CDS encoding aspartyl protease family protein: protein MRSVGLFLLLLGWFACMGAATKPHPAPHVPRISFPVIDDDPVFEGGSNTVTIPMKKAGNLIIIEAQVDTMVGNFVLDTGAPYLVLNATYFRDMPHLGEQEANGVNGTSSGTFRTQVRNLSLGFDLRFNRLAADVTDLSSIENSKGIKILGLLGTQVFRKMAITVDHFHNVLYLHKLDAKGEIAPAERVFNQPEMRTAFKYMNDVIFIKGQIADRSFWLAFDTGAECNLLSNEAPQAVIKPMTVVSRSKMVGVGGKGGAELIYANFDRLVIGNYLFSNNRILITDLGHLGKAYGGSVDGVLGYDFFARGIFTINFAKKEFEMYIYKH from the coding sequence ATGCGTTCAGTTGGATTATTCTTGCTTTTATTGGGGTGGTTCGCCTGTATGGGCGCTGCCACAAAGCCGCATCCTGCTCCGCATGTTCCCCGCATCAGCTTTCCGGTAATAGATGACGACCCTGTATTTGAAGGCGGCTCCAACACGGTGACCATCCCTATGAAAAAGGCGGGCAACCTGATCATCATCGAGGCGCAGGTCGATACCATGGTGGGTAACTTTGTGTTAGATACCGGCGCACCTTACCTGGTGCTTAATGCCACCTATTTTCGCGATATGCCTCACCTTGGCGAGCAGGAAGCCAATGGGGTTAATGGCACTTCGTCAGGCACGTTCCGTACGCAGGTGCGCAACCTTTCGTTGGGCTTCGACCTTCGGTTCAACCGCCTTGCGGCCGATGTGACCGACCTTTCATCCATCGAGAACAGCAAAGGCATCAAGATACTGGGCCTTCTGGGTACGCAGGTATTCCGTAAAATGGCCATCACGGTCGACCATTTTCATAACGTGTTGTACCTGCACAAGCTTGATGCTAAAGGCGAGATCGCTCCTGCCGAGCGCGTATTCAACCAACCTGAGATGCGCACCGCGTTCAAGTATATGAACGATGTGATCTTCATTAAAGGGCAGATCGCCGACAGGTCGTTCTGGTTAGCCTTCGATACCGGTGCCGAATGCAATTTGTTAAGCAATGAGGCACCACAGGCCGTGATCAAACCTATGACCGTGGTAAGCCGCAGCAAAATGGTAGGCGTAGGCGGCAAAGGCGGTGCCGAACTGATCTATGCCAACTTTGACAGGCTGGTGATCGGCAACTACTTGTTCAGTAATAACCGTATACTCATTACCGATCTGGGTCACCTGGGCAAGGCCTACGGCGGCTCGGTGGATGGGGTGCTGGGTTACGACTTTTTTGCGAGGGGTATTTTCACCATAAACTTCGCTAAAAAAGAATTTGAAATGTACATTTACAAGCATTGA